One Struthio camelus isolate bStrCam1 chromosome 28, bStrCam1.hap1, whole genome shotgun sequence genomic region harbors:
- the MIP gene encoding lens fiber major intrinsic protein isoform X2, with product MRWGGREEPPPRASSVPSSWHRSCTMAIREELRSGCFWRGVLAEVAATLIFVGVVLGASAAPGPLAPALARGLVAGGLACSLGAPQANPALTLALLCTRKLGALRGAAGLLAQCAGALLAAAAARLALPDDAGLVTRVSATGTAGQALGWEIFATFQLALAAFAAADRLVPQGGLALGSALAAGALAMGPFSGGSMNPARSLGPAIITGIWDDHWVYWLGPELGVVLAGLCHELLFAAGTSRERLGACLTCRDVAPAETPSATPSSPPGPPATRGQGPA from the exons ATGcgctgggggggccgggaggagccCCCACCCCGGGCATCCTCCGTCCCCTCCTCCTGGCACCGCAGCTGCACCATGGCCATCAGGGAG GAGCTGCGGAGTGGGTGCTTCTGGCGGGGGGTGCTGGCGGAGGTGGCGGCAACGCTCATCTTCGTGGGGGTGGTGCTGGGCGCCTCGGCGGCCCCCGGGCCCCTGGCGCCAGCGCTGGccagggggctggtggccggggggctGGCCTGCAGCCTCGGGGCGCCCCAGGCCAACCCGGCACTCAccctggccctgctctgcacccgcAAGCTGGGTGCcctgcgcggggccgccgggctcctGGCCCAGTGCGCCGGGGCCCtcctggccgccgccgcggcccgcctggccctgccGGATGACGCCGGCCTCGTCACCAGG GTGAGCGCCACGGGGACGGCGGGGCAGGCTCTGGGCTGGGAGATCTTCGCCACCTTCCAGCTGGCGCTCGCTGCCTTCGCCGCAGCCGACCGGCTGGTCCCCCAGGGCGGGCTGGCCCTGGGCAGCGCTCTGGCTGCTGGTGCCCTGGCCATG GGACCGTTCTCGGGGGGCAGCATGAACCCGGCCCGCTCGCTGGGGCCGGCCATCATCACCGGCATCTGGGATGACCACTGG gtgtactggcTGGGCCCAGAGCTGGGAGTGGTGCTGGCCGGGCTCTGCCACGAGCTGCTCTTCGCTGCCGGCACCTCGCGGGAGAGGCTGGGCGCCTGCCTGACCTGCCGCGACGTGGCGCCGGCGGAGACCCCCAGCGCCACCCCCTcgtcgccccccggccccccagccacGCGGGGCCAGGGCCCAGCCTGA